In Oryza sativa Japonica Group chromosome 3, ASM3414082v1, one DNA window encodes the following:
- the LOC4332113 gene encoding heat stress transcription factor A-9 codes for MGSKKRSPQHPAAAAPPPAVGGGGGGEVSGDGGASTANGPVVPKPSEVAPFLTKVYDMVSDPATDNVISWAEGGGSFVIWDSHAFERDLHRHFKHSNFTSFIRQLNTYGFRKVHPDRWEWANEGFIMGQKHLLKTIKRRKKSSQESPSEIQKAPVKTAPGTENIEIGKYGGLEKEVETLKRDKALLMQQLVDLRHYQQTSNLEVQNLIERLQVMEQNQQQMMALLAIVVQNPSFLNQLVQQQQQQRRSNWWSPDGSKKRRFHALEQGPVTDQETSGRGAHIVEYLPPVPETSGQVNPVEGAICSANSQPVPSPAVATPMDMQTSNVADTLGSSEEPFADNSTLHEWDDNDMQLLFDDNLDPILPPFENDGQMGPPLSVQDYDFPQLEQDCLMEAQYNSNNPQYADVITEA; via the exons ATGGGCTCTAAGAAGCGGTCGCCTCAGcatccggccgccgcggcgccccctcccgccgtcggcggcggcggcggcggcgaggtctccGGCGATGGTGGCGCCTCGACGGCGAACGGGCCGGTGGTGCCGAAGCCGTCGGAGGTGGCGCCGTTCCTGACGAAGGTGTACGACATGGTCTCGGACCCCGCGACCGACAACGTTATCTCGTGGgccgagggcggcggcagcttcGTGATCTGGGACTCGCACGCCTTCGAGCGCGACCTCCACAGGCACTTCAAGCACAGCAATTTCACCAGCTTCATACGCCAGCTCAACACCTAT GGATTTCGTAAAGTTCACCCTGATAGATGGGAGTGGGCCAATGAAGGTTTTATTATGGGCCAAAAACATCTTCTGAAGACCAttaagaggaggaagaagtctTCTCAGGAATCACCTAGCGAGATACAGAAGGCGCCTGTCAAAACTGCACCTGGTACTGAAAATATTGAGATAGGAAAATATGGTGGCCTTGAAAAGGAGGTTGAAACCCTTAAGAGGGATAAAGCTCTTCTCATGCAGCAGCTTGTAGATCTCAGGCACTACCAGCAAACATCTAACCTTGAAGTGCAGAATTTAATTGAACGGCTTCAAGTAATGGAACAGAACCAGCAGCAGATGATGGCACTTCTAGCAATCGTTGTCCAGAATCCTAGTTTTCTCAACCAGCTTgtgcagcaacagcagcagcagcgcagaTCCAACTGGTGGAGTCCTGATGGAAGCAAGAAAAGGAGATTTCATGCTCTTGAGCAGGGCCCTGTAACTGATCAGGAGACCTCTGGCCGTGGGGCACATATTGTTGAATATCTCCCACCTGTCCCAGAAACATCAGGTCAAGTAAATCCAGTGGAAGGAGCCATTTGTTCGGCCAACTCACAACCAGTTCCAAGTCCTGCAGTTGCCACACCCATGGACATGCAAACGTCTAACGTTGCTGATACTCTCGGTTCATCTGAGGAGCCTTTCGCTGATAACTCTACTCTACATGAATGGGATGATAACGACATGCAGCTTCTGTTTGATGATAACCTAGACCCAATACTTCCACCATTTGAGAATGATGGTCAAATGGGCCCTCCTTTGAGTGTTCAAGATTATGATTTTCCGCAGTTAGAGCAGGATTGTCTGATGGAAGCACAATATAACTCCAACAATCCTCAATATG CTGATGTCATTACCGAAGCTTGA